The genomic region ACCGAGACCGCGACGGTGAGCACGTAGTCGGTCATCAGCCCGGCTGCGGCGACCAGCCCCGCGCGGGGGCCGAGGTTGTCGCCGGCGACGATGTACGAGCCGCCACCGTGGGGATAGGCGCGGATCGTCTGGCGGTAGGACGCTCCCACGGTGAGCATGAGCAGGACGATCACGGCGCCGATGGGGAGCGTCATCTGCAGCGCGGCGGCGCCGCCGAGCACGAGCACGCTGAGCATGGCCTCGGTTCCGTAGGCGACCGACGACAGCGCGTCCGACGAGAGCACCGCGAGGGCGACGACCCTGCTCAGCCGCTCCTGGACGAGGGCGGTGGTGGCGAGCGGAGGTCCGAGCACCACCCGCCGGGCGAGATAGACGATCCTGCCGAACGCCGAGGGCGGACGGATCGCCCGCTCCGTGGCCAGCACCGTCCCGGGGCTCTCGGGCACGAAGCCGTCCTCGGCCACCCGGACGAGGCGCTCGAAGCGGCTCGTCGCTGCGGGCCTGCGGCGGGCGTGCAGGAGGTCGGGGTTCACCGGGAGCGCGGCACGGGAGCGGCGGCGGCCCCTGAGTGCGCGCTCCCACTGCTCGCCGATCCGGCGGAGCGTCTCGAGCTCGTCGTCCGCCGGCGGGCGGTAGGCGGCGGACGGCCCAAGGACGACGGGGTGCTCGGTCGGCTGCACCTCTGGTGCGCTCAGGCGACCGGAGCCCGCACCCTGATCACGTTGACGACCCCGCGGACGCCCATGAGATTGCGCACGGCGCGCTCCGCGGCCTCGCGCTGATGCGGCGTGTCGACCTCGCCGTGGAGGGTGATGATCCGATTCTCGACCGTCGCGGTGACGCCGTCGGGAACCTCGGTGTCCCACTCCAGGGCGAACGCCGCGGCGCGGGCGATGTCGGCGTCGCTGCGGATGTGGTCGTCGACGAGCCTGACCTGGATCTCGTCGACCACCGCGCGGGTCCCCACGACCCGCTCGGCGGTCCTCACCGCCATCCATCGCGCGGAATAGGTCGGGACCTCTCCGCCGAGGATGACGATGCCGTCCGTGACAGCGACGGCGATCGCCGAGGCGTCGACGCCGGGCTCGGCCTCGAGCGCGCGCTCGATCAGCTCCTTCAGCTCCGCGTCCGACCTGCTCATCACTGGCCCTCCTGCGCTACGCGGCGGCCGGCAGGTCGTTGCGGCTGATGCTCTGGGCGCCGGTCGCGGAGAGGACCTGCTGCGCCTTCTCCACCTGCTCCTCGGTCCCCTGGACGACGATCAGGTAGCGGCCCGCCTCGAGGTGGTGGGTGTACGCCGGGATCCGCTCCTTCTCGAGGAAGTGGCCGAGGATGGCTCCCACGGCGCCGGTCCAGACGGCTCCCTCGGCGGCGCCGAGCGCGGCGCTGGCGATCGGTCCGAGGACGAAGAGCGGGCCCGCACCGGGGATGAAGAAGAGCCCGGCCCCGACCAGCAGACCGAAGAGGCCCCCCGCCCAGGCCCCGAACAGGGCGCCGGACTTCGCCATCTTCCCGGTGGTGATGAAGCCGTTGACCTGGGTCCTGCTGTGCAGGTCCTGGCCGATGATGGAGACGTTCTCCACCGGGATGCCGGCCTCGCCGAGGCGGCGGATCGCGATCTCGGCCTGCTCCATGCTC from Candidatus Dormiibacterota bacterium harbors:
- a CDS encoding BON domain-containing protein, whose product is MSRSDAELKELIERALEAEPGVDASAIAVAVTDGIVILGGEVPTYSARWMAVRTAERVVGTRAVVDEIQVRLVDDHIRSDADIARAAAFALEWDTEVPDGVTATVENRIITLHGEVDTPHQREAAERAVRNLMGVRGVVNVIRVRAPVA
- a CDS encoding general stress protein, with amino-acid sequence MPQTTATTATPAATMPRLSVVGVYESMEQAEIAIRRLGEAGIPVENVSIIGQDLHSRTQVNGFITTGKMAKSGALFGAWAGGLFGLLVGAGLFFIPGAGPLFVLGPIASAALGAAEGAVWTGAVGAILGHFLEKERIPAYTHHLEAGRYLIVVQGTEEQVEKAQQVLSATGAQSISRNDLPAAA
- a CDS encoding amino acid permease is translated as MQPTEHPVVLGPSAAYRPPADDELETLRRIGEQWERALRGRRRSRAALPVNPDLLHARRRPAATSRFERLVRVAEDGFVPESPGTVLATERAIRPPSAFGRIVYLARRVVLGPPLATTALVQERLSRVVALAVLSSDALSSVAYGTEAMLSVLVLGGAAALQMTLPIGAVIVLLMLTVGASYRQTIRAYPHGGGSYIVAGDNLGPRAGLVAAAGLMTDYVLTVAVSVAAGVAAMVSALPVLEHQTVPLGVGMIALILAANLRGIRQSGAIFAVPTYAFVAGILLLV